The segment TGTAAACAGCGGTGCCATTAAAATTGACGGCATGGATATTCGCGACATGACGAAGCATTCATTGCGTTCACAAATCGGGATTGTCCAGCAGGATGTTTTCTTGTTTACAGGTACGCTGAAGGAAAATATTGCCTACGGAAAATTGGATGCAACTGATGAAGAAATTCATACAGCTGTTAGAAGAGCTCATTTGGAGGACTTAATCCGCAAGCTTCCAGATGGTTATGAAACACAAATCGGGGAGCGGGGCTTGAAGCTTTCCGGCGGACAGAAGCAAAGACTTGCTATTGCGAGAATGTTTTTGAAAAATCCTCCGATTTTAATATTGGATGAGGCAACTTCTGCATTAGACACAGAAACAGAGCAAATCATTCAAGCATCCTTAAATGAACTTGCGAAAAACCGTACGACACTTGTTATTGCCCACAGATTGGCAACAATCCGTAATGCTGACCGTATTGTAGTCGTAACAGAGAACGGGATTGAGGAAGAAGGAGGACATGATGAATTGATTGAAAAAGGCGGTATCTTTGCCAATCTCCATCGTGTTCAATATCAACGTTAATTCAAAAGATGCCTAAACATGGGCATCTTTTTTTTATGGTAAATATCGATTGATATTATTAACCAATATGCGATATATTGGTTATAAGCTGAAATTCGAGTAGTATGGAGGTTTGGTTATATGCGTCCGATTTTGTTGGGAATCGCCTCAGCCTTTTTTTTCGCTTTTACTTTTGTGTTAAATAAAGCGATGGAGATGAATGGTGGGAGCTGGGTTTGGAGTGCGTCACTGCGGTATTTTTTTATGGTCCCATTTTTACTTATACTCGTTCTTGTAAGGGGGAATTTAAAACCTATTTTAGTAGAGCTACGAAAAAATACAGGTAAATGGGTATTATGGAGCTCTGTTGGATTTGGAATTTTTTATTCCTTTATTTGTTTTGCCTCAGCCTATGGACCTGGCTGGCTCGTTGCGGGAACATGGCAGCTGACAATAATCTCAGGAACATTACTAGCACCGCTGTTTATGGAGAAGATAAACACAAAAGGCGAAGAAGCAATCATGGTGCGAAAGAAAATTCCTTTCAAAAGCTTAAGCTTTTCTTTGTTAATTATTATCGGCATTGCTTTCATGCAGCTGGAATTTGCGATGAAGCTGTCATTTGGCACGGCGATGCTTTGTCTTCTTCCGATTCTAGTAGCATCATTCGCTTATCCTTTAGGTAATCGCAAAATGATGGAGATTGCAAATGGACGATTTGATGTTTTCCAGCGGGTACTTGGCATGACAATTGCAAGTCTACCCTTTTGGATTATTTTGTCCATATATGGCTTCCTTACAGCAGGACCTCCGTCTAGTTCACAAGTTTATCAATCAGGTATTGTTGCCCTGTTTTCTGGAGTTGTTGCGACAATCCTCTTTTTTGCGGCAACAGACGCTGCCAAGGATAATATGCATACACTTGGGGCCGTTGAGGCGACACAGTCCTTTGAAGTGCTGTTTGCTTTAATTGGTGAAATGGTGTTTTTATCTGTTGGGCTGCCAAGTGCGATGTCTCTTGTCGGAATAGCCATCGTTATTTTGGGAATGGTGCTTCATAGTATATTTTCCAGAAATATAAAAAAACTAATATTAGCACAAACCGCCTAAAGAGCATTTATTAAGGTTTTGTTAATTATGCTGGTTTTTTTACTTAAGCTGCAGGTAAATGTATACTTATATAGGGAATAAGTATACGAAGAATGTAAAACAAGAAATGACAGTCATGATTTTGGCTATCTAAGAATCTAAATTTGGAGGACCAACAAAAATGACCAACAAAGCAAGA is part of the Niallia taxi genome and harbors:
- a CDS encoding DMT family transporter, with product MRPILLGIASAFFFAFTFVLNKAMEMNGGSWVWSASLRYFFMVPFLLILVLVRGNLKPILVELRKNTGKWVLWSSVGFGIFYSFICFASAYGPGWLVAGTWQLTIISGTLLAPLFMEKINTKGEEAIMVRKKIPFKSLSFSLLIIIGIAFMQLEFAMKLSFGTAMLCLLPILVASFAYPLGNRKMMEIANGRFDVFQRVLGMTIASLPFWIILSIYGFLTAGPPSSSQVYQSGIVALFSGVVATILFFAATDAAKDNMHTLGAVEATQSFEVLFALIGEMVFLSVGLPSAMSLVGIAIVILGMVLHSIFSRNIKKLILAQTA